From a single Rutidosis leptorrhynchoides isolate AG116_Rl617_1_P2 chromosome 5, CSIRO_AGI_Rlap_v1, whole genome shotgun sequence genomic region:
- the LOC139850127 gene encoding mitochondrial inner membrane protein OXA1-like encodes MTAFKVVAFRLWYDIGVRVPLFVTYFYAIENMVDKVPSFTTGGMSWFFDLTTPDPFFILPLMFTCTYMMSALLEPNRGMKRKGFELHVAAFEGAVVYSIFNGFPMAFFCYGIANNLSQFVFKLSNVEKTKCEEA; translated from the exons ATGACTGCATTTAAAGT GGTTGCTTTTCGTTTATGGTATGACATTGGCGTCCGTGTCCCTCTTTTCGTCACTTATTTTTATGCT ATTGAGAACATGGTGGATAaggttccttcttttacaactggcGGGATGAGTTGGTTCTTCGATCTTACAACACCCGATCCTTTTTTCATTCTTCCTTTGATGTTTACATGTACATACATGATGTCCGCGCTG CTTGAACCAAACAGAGGTATGAAAAGAAAGGGTTTTGAATTACATGTTGCTGCTTTTGAGGGTGCTGTTGTATATTCCATTTTTAATGGTTTCCCAATG GCTTTCTTTTGTTATGGGATCGCCAACAACTTATCCCAGTTTGTGTTTAAACTAAGCAA TGTTGAAAAAACCAAGTGTGAAGaagcttga